The Mesorhizobium sp. M1D.F.Ca.ET.043.01.1.1 genome contains a region encoding:
- the xylB gene encoding xylulokinase, whose amino-acid sequence MYLGLDLGTSGVKALLIDDRQNAVGSGHGSLDVSRPHPGWAEQDPAHWIEACETAIAELKASHPKELGAVKGIGLSGQMHGATLLDASDKVLRPCILWNDTRSHVEAAALDADPRFRKITGNIVFPGFTAPKLGWVKNNEPAIFAKVAKVLLPKDYLRLWLTGEHISEMSDSAGTSWLDVGERRWSSELLAATSLDEENMPSLVEGTAKAGALRGELASKWGIAAGIPVAGGAGDNAASACGMGTVGAGNAFVSLGTSGVLFAANASYLPNPESAVHTFCHALPNTWHQMGVILSATDSLNWLSEITGKSAGELTGELGDKLKVPTGVTFLPYLSGERTPHNDSAIRGSFTGLAHQSSRAVLTQAVLEGVAFAFRDSLEALKTAGTTLTRVTAIGGGSRSRYWLKAIATALQVPVDIPTDGDFGAAFGAARLGLIAATGADPIAVCTAPATDVTIDPDASLGGAFADAYQRYRALYPAIRSATA is encoded by the coding sequence ATGTATCTCGGCCTCGACCTGGGCACCTCGGGCGTCAAGGCGCTGCTGATCGATGATCGCCAGAACGCCGTCGGCTCCGGCCATGGCTCGCTCGATGTATCGCGGCCGCATCCCGGCTGGGCCGAGCAGGATCCGGCGCACTGGATCGAGGCCTGCGAGACGGCGATCGCCGAGCTCAAGGCTTCCCATCCGAAGGAGCTCGGGGCAGTCAAGGGCATCGGCCTCTCCGGCCAGATGCATGGCGCCACCTTGCTCGACGCCTCGGACAAGGTGCTGCGCCCTTGTATCCTGTGGAACGACACGCGCAGCCATGTCGAGGCGGCGGCGCTCGACGCCGACCCGCGTTTCCGCAAGATCACCGGCAACATCGTCTTTCCGGGTTTCACAGCCCCGAAGCTTGGCTGGGTGAAGAACAACGAGCCGGCAATCTTCGCCAAGGTGGCCAAGGTGCTCCTGCCCAAGGACTATCTGCGGCTCTGGCTGACCGGCGAGCACATTTCGGAAATGTCGGATTCGGCCGGCACGTCCTGGCTCGATGTCGGCGAGCGCCGCTGGTCCTCCGAACTGCTCGCCGCGACGTCGCTCGACGAAGAAAACATGCCGTCGCTGGTCGAGGGCACGGCGAAGGCCGGTGCCCTGCGCGGCGAACTCGCCTCGAAATGGGGCATTGCTGCCGGCATCCCGGTTGCCGGCGGCGCCGGCGACAATGCGGCGTCGGCCTGCGGCATGGGCACGGTCGGCGCAGGCAATGCGTTCGTCTCACTCGGCACGTCGGGGGTGCTGTTTGCCGCCAATGCCTCCTATTTGCCCAATCCGGAAAGCGCGGTGCATACATTCTGCCATGCGCTGCCCAACACCTGGCATCAGATGGGCGTGATTCTGTCGGCTACCGATTCGCTCAATTGGCTGTCGGAGATCACCGGCAAAAGCGCCGGCGAGCTGACCGGCGAGCTCGGCGACAAGCTCAAGGTGCCGACAGGCGTCACCTTCCTGCCCTATCTCTCCGGCGAGCGCACGCCGCACAATGATTCCGCCATTCGCGGCTCCTTCACCGGCCTTGCGCATCAATCGAGCCGGGCGGTGCTGACCCAGGCCGTGCTCGAAGGTGTCGCCTTCGCCTTCCGCGACAGCCTCGAGGCGCTGAAGACGGCCGGCACGACGCTCACCCGCGTGACTGCGATCGGCGGCGGCTCGCGCTCGCGCTACTGGCTGAAGGCGATCGCCACCGCGCTGCAGGTGCCTGTCGACATTCCGACCGACGGCGATTTCGGCGCCGCCTTCGGCGCGGCGCGGCTCGGCCTGATCGCCGCGACCGGCGCCGATCCGATCGCCGTCTGCACCGCGCCAGCGACGGATGTGACCATCGACCCGGACGCCAGCTTGGGCGGCGCTTTCGCGGATGCCTATCAGCGCTACCGCGCGCTTTATCCGGCGATCCGGAGCGCCACGGCGTGA
- a CDS encoding nuclear transport factor 2 family protein translates to MTDLNTIARNYITAWNESDAGRRKALLEAAFTSDVSYRDPVMQGDGHAGIAALIDGVQQRFAGFRFSLKGEPDGFADRIRFSWNLGPEGAESVIEGTDIGVIENGRLKSVTGFLDKVPAQ, encoded by the coding sequence ATGACCGACCTCAACACGATCGCCCGGAACTACATCACCGCCTGGAACGAGAGCGACGCGGGGCGCCGCAAGGCTCTGCTCGAGGCGGCCTTCACCAGCGACGTCAGCTATCGCGACCCGGTCATGCAGGGCGACGGCCATGCCGGCATCGCAGCACTCATCGACGGCGTGCAGCAGCGCTTTGCCGGCTTCCGTTTCTCGCTGAAGGGTGAGCCCGACGGATTCGCCGACCGCATCCGCTTTTCGTGGAACCTCGGACCCGAAGGCGCGGAGTCCGTCATCGAGGGCACCGATATCGGCGTCATCGAGAACGGCCGCCTGAAGAGCGTCACCGGCTTTTTGGACAAGGTGCCGGCACAGTGA
- the xylA gene encoding xylose isomerase: protein MSSGFFGDIQKIKYEGPDSTNPLAYRFYNPDEVVAGKRLEDHLRFAVAYWHSFAWPGGDPFGGQTFDRPWFAKPGGIDTMELAKLKADVAFEMFSLLGAPYFCFHDADVRPEGKDFSESAARLDEIADYFSAKMKQTGVKLLWGTANLFSHRRFMSGAATNPDPDVFAYAAATVKSCIDVTKRLKGENYVLWGGREGYETLLNTDLGREQEQAGRFLNLVVDYKHKIGFKGTILIEPKPQEPTKHQYDYDVATVYGFLKRFGLEKEVKLNIEQGHAILAGHSFEHELALANALGVFGSIDMNRNDYQSGWDTDQFPNNVPEMALAYYQVLQGGGFKTGGTNFDAKLRRQSLDPEDLLIGHIGGMDACARGLKAAAKMIEDKALSGPLAERYAGWNTAEGKAMLSGKRTLEEIAERVVKRKIEPQPRSGRQELLENIVNRYV from the coding sequence ATGAGCAGCGGATTTTTCGGCGACATCCAGAAGATCAAGTACGAGGGACCGGATTCGACCAATCCGCTGGCCTACCGGTTCTACAACCCGGACGAGGTCGTCGCCGGCAAGCGGCTGGAAGACCATCTGCGCTTCGCCGTCGCCTATTGGCATTCCTTCGCCTGGCCAGGCGGCGATCCGTTCGGCGGCCAGACCTTCGACCGCCCCTGGTTCGCCAAGCCCGGCGGCATCGACACGATGGAACTGGCGAAACTGAAAGCGGACGTCGCCTTCGAGATGTTCTCGTTGCTGGGTGCGCCGTATTTCTGTTTCCACGACGCCGATGTCCGCCCCGAGGGCAAGGACTTTTCCGAGAGCGCCGCGCGGCTCGACGAGATCGCGGATTATTTTTCGGCCAAGATGAAACAGACCGGCGTCAAGCTGCTCTGGGGCACGGCGAACCTCTTTTCGCACCGCCGCTTCATGTCGGGCGCGGCCACCAATCCGGATCCGGACGTGTTCGCCTATGCGGCGGCGACGGTGAAGAGCTGCATCGACGTCACCAAGCGCCTGAAGGGCGAGAACTACGTGCTGTGGGGCGGGCGCGAAGGCTATGAGACGCTGCTCAACACCGATCTTGGCCGCGAACAGGAGCAGGCCGGCCGCTTCCTCAACCTCGTCGTCGACTACAAGCACAAGATCGGCTTCAAGGGCACCATCCTGATCGAGCCGAAGCCGCAGGAGCCGACAAAACACCAGTACGACTACGACGTCGCGACCGTTTATGGCTTCCTCAAGCGCTTCGGGCTGGAGAAGGAAGTAAAGCTCAACATCGAGCAGGGCCACGCCATCCTTGCCGGCCATTCCTTCGAGCATGAGCTGGCTTTGGCCAATGCGCTCGGCGTCTTCGGTTCGATCGACATGAACCGCAACGACTATCAGTCGGGCTGGGACACCGACCAGTTCCCCAACAACGTGCCGGAAATGGCTTTGGCCTATTACCAGGTGCTGCAGGGCGGCGGCTTCAAGACCGGCGGCACCAATTTCGACGCCAAGCTCAGGCGCCAGTCGCTCGACCCGGAAGACCTCTTGATCGGCCATATCGGCGGCATGGATGCCTGCGCGCGTGGCCTCAAGGCGGCGGCGAAGATGATCGAGGACAAGGCGCTGTCCGGCCCGCTCGCCGAGCGCTATGCCGGCTGGAACACCGCCGAGGGCAAGGCGATGCTGTCGGGCAAGCGCACGCTGGAAGAGATCGCCGAACGCGTGGTGAAGAGGAAGATCGAGCCGCAGCCGCGTTCCGGCCGCCAGGAGCTGCTGGAGAACATCGTCAACAGATACGTCTGA
- a CDS encoding TIGR01458 family HAD-type hydrolase, translating into MLLDLLGVVYDGDTPIAGAVAAIERLRDADLPLRFVSNTTRSPRSAIIAQLAAMGIEVAEEELLTPARAAVEWLRRHGRQPHLLVHPNLEVEFSGLDGGSGRAVVVGDAGEAFDHASLNRAFRELAAGADFVALAINRTFKDADGQLSLDTGAFVAALEFASGRSPVVLGKPSPDFFHSALAGLNCPAADAVMVGDDAESDVAGALSAGLGAALLVRTGKYRPGDESRFDPAPNALVDDLSAATDWILSRAAA; encoded by the coding sequence GTGCTGCTCGATCTTCTGGGTGTCGTCTATGATGGCGACACCCCGATAGCGGGCGCGGTCGCGGCAATCGAGCGTCTGCGCGACGCAGACTTGCCGCTCCGCTTCGTCAGCAACACGACACGCTCGCCCCGCAGCGCAATCATCGCGCAGCTTGCGGCCATGGGCATCGAGGTTGCCGAGGAAGAATTGCTGACGCCGGCGCGCGCCGCGGTCGAATGGCTGCGCAGGCATGGCCGCCAGCCGCATCTGCTCGTCCATCCCAACCTCGAGGTCGAGTTTTCGGGGCTGGACGGCGGGAGCGGGCGCGCCGTCGTCGTCGGCGATGCGGGCGAAGCGTTCGACCATGCCAGCCTGAACCGGGCTTTCCGTGAACTTGCTGCCGGCGCCGATTTCGTGGCCCTCGCCATCAACCGCACCTTCAAGGATGCCGACGGCCAGCTCAGCCTCGACACCGGCGCCTTCGTCGCGGCGCTGGAATTCGCCAGCGGGCGAAGCCCCGTCGTGCTCGGCAAACCGTCGCCGGACTTCTTCCATTCCGCGCTTGCCGGTTTGAACTGCCCGGCGGCCGATGCGGTGATGGTCGGCGACGATGCGGAGAGCGATGTCGCCGGAGCGCTCAGCGCCGGGCTTGGCGCGGCGCTGCTCGTGCGGACGGGCAAGTACCGGCCGGGCGACGAAAGCCGCTTCGATCCTGCCCCAAACGCACTGGTCGACGATCTTTCCGCCGCGACCGATTGGATACTCAGCCGCGCCGCAGCCTGA
- a CDS encoding GlxA family transcriptional regulator yields MMKSEKPTIFRSERETLKVTFLVFSGSSIMCVASAVDPLRAANRISGETLFDFKLVSVTGEAPVTTCGLPVAVSGRFDAAEATDMLVVVAGFGTQNYATSALLAGLRRAARAARACGGVEAGTWLVARAGLLEGRSATTHWEDMEDFSAAFPGVDVRPDRYVIDGPVFTSGGASPTFDLMLHLVRTRLGMAAALDVASVFIYDQARAATDAQPLVSLGRLDGYDPRLAQAIRLMEAHVDQPLTIGAVAKRAGVTARTLESIFRKSIGETPGAYYLRLRLSAARRLVVDTRIAMADIAGRTGFSSAAAFSRAFSRAFGEAPVRLRRG; encoded by the coding sequence ATGATGAAAAGCGAAAAGCCGACCATCTTTCGCTCCGAACGCGAAACGCTCAAGGTGACGTTCCTGGTGTTCTCCGGTTCGTCGATCATGTGCGTCGCCTCGGCGGTCGACCCGCTCCGCGCCGCCAATCGTATCTCCGGCGAGACTTTGTTCGATTTCAAGCTGGTCTCGGTCACTGGCGAGGCGCCGGTGACGACTTGCGGCCTGCCGGTCGCCGTCAGCGGTCGCTTCGATGCCGCCGAGGCGACCGACATGCTGGTCGTCGTCGCCGGCTTCGGCACGCAGAACTATGCCACATCGGCGTTGCTTGCGGGGTTGCGGAGGGCGGCGCGCGCGGCCCGCGCCTGCGGCGGTGTCGAGGCCGGCACATGGCTGGTGGCGCGGGCCGGCCTGCTCGAGGGTCGCAGCGCCACCACCCATTGGGAAGACATGGAGGATTTCTCCGCCGCCTTTCCCGGCGTTGACGTGCGGCCGGACCGTTATGTCATCGACGGGCCGGTCTTCACCTCGGGCGGCGCTTCGCCGACCTTCGACCTGATGCTGCATCTGGTCCGCACCCGGCTCGGCATGGCCGCCGCGCTCGATGTGGCGAGCGTCTTCATCTACGACCAGGCGCGCGCCGCCACCGACGCGCAGCCGCTGGTCTCGCTCGGCCGGCTTGACGGCTACGACCCGCGGCTGGCGCAGGCGATCCGGTTGATGGAAGCACATGTCGACCAGCCGCTGACCATCGGCGCGGTGGCCAAGCGTGCCGGCGTGACGGCGCGGACGCTGGAGAGCATCTTTCGCAAGTCGATCGGCGAGACGCCCGGCGCCTATTATCTGCGGCTGCGGCTCAGCGCCGCCCGCCGTCTGGTGGTCGACACGCGCATCGCCATGGCCGACATTGCCGGGCGTACCGGCTTTTCTTCCGCCGCGGCATTCTCCAGGGCATTTTCCCGGGCATTCGGCGAAGCGCCGGTCAGGCTGCGGCGCGGCTGA
- a CDS encoding 3-keto-5-aminohexanoate cleavage protein, with amino-acid sequence MPLAMNREVFITCAVTGSGGTQDRSPNVPRSPKQIADSAIEAAKAGAAIVHCHVRDPETGKPRRDVHLYREVTERIREANVDVVLNLTAGMGGDMVFGSPEAPLPLNQKGTDMGGATNRMEHVRQCLPEICTLDCGTMNFAEADYVMTNTPGMLRAMGGMMTALGVKPEIEAFDTGHLWFAKQLVEEKVLNADALVQLCMGVPWGAPDDLNTFMAMVNNVPSTWNWSAFSIGRNQMAYAAAAVLAGGNVRVGLEDNLWLDKGVLATNAQLVERAASIVTNLGARILGPEEVRKKLNLTKRAPIAA; translated from the coding sequence ATGCCGCTCGCGATGAACCGTGAGGTCTTCATTACCTGTGCCGTGACCGGTTCCGGCGGCACGCAGGACCGCAGCCCGAACGTCCCGCGGTCGCCCAAGCAGATCGCCGATTCGGCGATCGAGGCCGCCAAGGCGGGTGCCGCGATCGTCCATTGCCATGTGCGCGACCCCGAGACCGGCAAGCCCAGGCGGGACGTGCATCTCTACCGCGAAGTGACCGAGCGCATCCGCGAGGCCAATGTCGACGTGGTGCTCAACCTCACCGCCGGCATGGGCGGCGACATGGTGTTCGGCTCGCCTGAGGCGCCGCTGCCGCTCAACCAGAAGGGCACCGACATGGGCGGCGCCACCAACCGCATGGAGCATGTGCGCCAGTGCCTGCCGGAGATCTGCACGCTGGATTGCGGCACGATGAACTTCGCCGAGGCCGACTATGTCATGACCAACACGCCCGGCATGCTGCGCGCCATGGGCGGCATGATGACGGCGCTGGGCGTCAAGCCCGAGATCGAGGCCTTCGACACCGGGCATCTCTGGTTCGCCAAGCAGCTGGTCGAGGAAAAGGTGCTGAACGCGGACGCGCTGGTGCAGCTCTGCATGGGCGTGCCATGGGGCGCGCCGGACGACCTCAACACCTTCATGGCGATGGTCAACAACGTGCCGTCGACCTGGAACTGGTCGGCCTTCTCGATCGGCCGCAACCAGATGGCCTATGCCGCGGCCGCGGTGCTCGCCGGCGGCAATGTCCGCGTCGGCCTGGAAGACAATCTCTGGCTCGACAAGGGCGTGCTGGCCACCAACGCGCAGCTGGTCGAGCGCGCTGCCAGCATCGTCACCAACCTCGGCGCCAGGATCCTCGGGCCGGAAGAAGTGCGCAAGAAGCTCAACCTCACCAAGCGGGCGCCGATCGCGGCGTGA
- a CDS encoding HD domain-containing protein produces the protein MATVKFTAMKDGDRQDYEFLTAHEIDYAAKTGDRLLDALVQLDEGLSGYKITRLGHSLQAATRAWRDGADTDWLVSALLHDIGDIYAPYNHDEYAATILKPFVREQCTWVVEKHGDFQRLYYAHHLGGNRHARDRFAGHLYFDDCDQFCERWDQSSFDPDYDTLPVEFFRPFVLEVFARKAYDPAVIRAGERVPLTNSETAKTRSGA, from the coding sequence ATGGCTACCGTCAAATTCACCGCGATGAAGGATGGCGACAGGCAAGACTACGAATTCCTGACCGCCCATGAGATCGACTATGCCGCCAAGACCGGCGATAGGCTGCTCGATGCGCTGGTGCAACTCGACGAGGGCCTGTCGGGCTACAAGATCACCCGGCTCGGCCATTCGCTGCAGGCCGCCACCCGCGCCTGGCGGGACGGCGCCGACACCGACTGGCTGGTCTCGGCGCTGCTGCACGACATCGGCGACATCTACGCGCCCTACAACCATGACGAATATGCCGCGACGATCCTGAAGCCCTTCGTGCGCGAGCAATGCACCTGGGTGGTGGAAAAGCACGGCGACTTCCAGCGCCTCTATTACGCGCACCACCTGGGCGGCAACCGGCATGCACGCGACCGCTTCGCCGGCCACCTTTATTTCGACGATTGCGACCAGTTCTGCGAGCGCTGGGACCAGTCCAGCTTCGATCCCGACTACGACACGCTGCCGGTCGAGTTCTTCCGGCCCTTCGTGCTCGAAGTCTTCGCGCGCAAGGCCTACGACCCGGCGGTGATCCGCGCCGGCGAGCGCGTTCCCCTCACAAATTCCGAAACAGCCAAGACAAGATCCGGAGCCTGA
- a CDS encoding carnitine 3-dehydrogenase, with amino-acid sequence MSIINKAAAIGGGVIGAGWVARLLLNGIDVSIFDPDPEASRKVGEVMKGARRAYKQMLPGGLPKEGKLTFVKTIAEAVADADFIQESVPERLDLKHKVLAEIDLHAPANAIVGSSTSGIKPTDMQVAMKKHPERLVVGHPFNPVYLLPLVEIVGGQQTFPEAIEVAKELYASIGMKPVVVRKEIEAFVGDRLLEAAWREALWLVKDGICTVEELDDIMRYSFGLRWAQMGMFQVYRVAGGEAGMRHFMAQFGPCLKWPWTKLMDVPEFNDDLVDLIATQSDEQANGMSIRELEKIRDDNLVAIMEALSKQNKGKGWGAGALHKDYTKQLAKLAEKKVPAKAAAKAKATKPAKKADKPAKIDKAKKSKKKG; translated from the coding sequence ATGAGCATCATCAACAAGGCGGCCGCCATCGGCGGCGGCGTCATCGGCGCCGGCTGGGTGGCGCGGCTGCTCCTGAACGGCATCGACGTGTCGATCTTCGATCCCGATCCAGAGGCTTCGCGCAAGGTCGGCGAGGTGATGAAGGGCGCGCGACGCGCCTATAAGCAGATGCTGCCCGGCGGCCTGCCCAAGGAAGGCAAGCTCACCTTCGTCAAGACCATCGCCGAGGCGGTCGCCGATGCCGACTTCATCCAGGAGAGCGTGCCGGAGCGGCTCGACCTCAAGCACAAGGTGCTGGCCGAGATCGACCTCCATGCGCCGGCCAACGCCATCGTCGGCTCCTCGACCTCCGGCATCAAGCCGACCGACATGCAGGTGGCGATGAAGAAGCATCCGGAGCGGCTGGTCGTCGGCCATCCGTTCAACCCGGTCTATCTGTTGCCGCTGGTCGAGATCGTCGGCGGCCAGCAGACTTTCCCGGAGGCGATCGAGGTCGCCAAGGAGCTCTACGCCTCGATCGGCATGAAGCCGGTGGTGGTGCGCAAGGAGATCGAGGCTTTTGTCGGCGACCGGCTTTTGGAAGCGGCCTGGCGCGAGGCGCTGTGGCTGGTCAAGGACGGCATCTGCACCGTCGAGGAACTCGACGACATCATGCGTTATTCCTTCGGCCTGCGCTGGGCGCAGATGGGCATGTTCCAGGTCTATCGCGTCGCCGGCGGCGAGGCTGGCATGCGCCACTTCATGGCGCAGTTCGGGCCCTGCCTGAAATGGCCGTGGACCAAGCTGATGGACGTGCCGGAGTTCAATGACGACCTGGTCGACCTGATCGCCACGCAATCCGACGAGCAGGCGAACGGCATGTCGATCCGCGAGCTGGAAAAGATCCGCGACGACAATCTGGTCGCGATCATGGAAGCGCTGTCGAAGCAGAACAAGGGCAAGGGCTGGGGCGCCGGCGCGCTGCACAAGGACTATACAAAGCAGCTCGCCAAGCTGGCGGAGAAGAAGGTCCCTGCCAAGGCTGCCGCAAAGGCCAAGGCGACCAAGCCGGCGAAGAAGGCCGACAAGCCGGCCAAGATCGACAAGGCAAAGAAGAGCAAGAAGAAGGGCTGA
- a CDS encoding acyl-CoA dehydrogenase produces the protein MHFGLSEEQKLIVETTRAFVENELYPHEREVERTGVLRRELIEELKAKAIAAGLYAANMPADVGGAGLDTVSWLLYEKELGRANYALHWTCVARPSNILLAGTPEQREKYLFPCIRGEKSDCLAMTEPGAGSDLRGMKATAVQDGSDWVLNGTKHFISHADIADFAICFMASGEEDSPRGKRKKITAFFVDKGTKGFSVRDGYRNVSHRGYTNSILEFDDCRLPASQVLGEVHKGFEVANSWLGATRLQVGATCLGRAERALSHAIEYAAQRQQFGQQIGKFQGVSFKLADMATELKAADLMVFEAGWKYDQGTVTDQDMAMAKLKATEMLAFVADEAIQIHGGMGLMDDLPLERIWRDARVERIWEGTSEIQRHIISRALLRPFGA, from the coding sequence ATGCATTTCGGTCTCTCGGAAGAACAGAAGCTCATCGTCGAGACAACGCGCGCCTTCGTCGAGAACGAGCTCTATCCGCATGAGCGCGAGGTGGAGCGCACCGGCGTGCTGCGCCGCGAGTTGATCGAGGAATTGAAGGCGAAGGCGATCGCAGCCGGGCTTTACGCCGCCAACATGCCGGCCGATGTCGGCGGCGCCGGCCTCGATACGGTGAGCTGGCTGCTCTACGAGAAGGAGCTTGGCCGCGCCAATTACGCGCTGCACTGGACCTGCGTGGCACGTCCGTCCAACATCCTGCTCGCCGGCACGCCGGAACAGCGCGAGAAATACCTCTTCCCCTGCATTCGCGGCGAGAAGTCGGACTGCCTGGCGATGACCGAGCCCGGCGCGGGCTCCGACCTGCGCGGCATGAAGGCGACCGCCGTGCAGGACGGGTCGGACTGGGTGCTCAACGGCACCAAGCATTTTATCTCCCACGCCGACATCGCCGACTTCGCGATTTGCTTCATGGCCTCGGGCGAAGAGGATTCGCCGCGCGGCAAACGCAAGAAGATCACCGCCTTCTTCGTCGACAAGGGCACCAAGGGTTTTTCGGTGCGCGACGGCTACCGCAACGTCTCGCACCGCGGCTACACCAATTCGATCCTCGAATTCGACGATTGCCGGCTGCCGGCGAGCCAAGTGCTCGGCGAAGTGCACAAAGGCTTCGAGGTCGCCAATTCCTGGCTCGGCGCCACGCGCTTGCAGGTCGGCGCGACCTGCCTCGGCCGCGCCGAGCGGGCGCTTTCCCATGCCATCGAATATGCCGCGCAGCGCCAGCAGTTCGGCCAGCAGATCGGCAAGTTCCAGGGCGTGTCGTTCAAACTCGCCGACATGGCGACGGAGCTGAAAGCGGCCGACCTGATGGTGTTCGAAGCCGGCTGGAAGTACGATCAGGGCACCGTCACCGATCAGGACATGGCGATGGCCAAGCTGAAGGCCACCGAGATGCTCGCCTTCGTGGCCGACGAGGCCATCCAGATCCATGGCGGCATGGGGCTGATGGACGACCTGCCGCTGGAGCGCATCTGGCGCGACGCGCGCGTCGAGCGCATCTGGGAAGGCACTTCGGAGATTCAGCGACATATTATTTCGCGGGCGTTGCTGCGCCCGTTCGGCGCTTAG